Proteins found in one Calditrichota bacterium genomic segment:
- a CDS encoding GIY-YIG nuclease family protein has translation MDEGSYWVYVLELGNGRRYVGQTNNLERRLAEHRSGRSRFTRKYEVVRVLYREECGSRSEALKREKFLKSGKGREWLKVRLAEQSA, from the coding sequence ATGGACGAGGGATCCTATTGGGTGTACGTGTTGGAATTGGGTAATGGTCGGAGGTATGTGGGACAGACGAACAATCTGGAGCGGCGGTTGGCGGAGCATCGTTCAGGGCGGAGCCGGTTTACGCGGAAGTACGAGGTGGTGAGGGTGTTGTACCGTGAGGAATGCGGGAGTCGGTCAGAGGCCTTGAAGCGGGAGAAGTTTTTGAAGAGTGGAAAAGGTCGGGAGTGGTTAAAGGTTCGCTTGGCAGAGCAATCCGCCTGA